One Manihot esculenta cultivar AM560-2 chromosome 18, M.esculenta_v8, whole genome shotgun sequence genomic window carries:
- the LOC110626052 gene encoding zinc finger protein CONSTANS-LIKE 6 isoform X3, translated as MRYDSLSLKTPKNEEQEVPAESIVDDSDNGAFGIMDEFNGILGIEAEEKSSNDDNTYGLLSFDCMDWEEPPNDDHREEEEEEEEDSLFYSIKREITAVGLLDGDDDHNRVSLNLNLNYQEVLDAWSDRVVQMGEVAVIEEEKTRREASVMRYKEKRQTRLFSKKIRYQVRKLNADKRPRLKGRFVKRIC; from the exons ATGAGGTACGATTCCTTATCCTTAAAAACACCAAAAAATGAAGAGCAAGAGGTACCAGCAGAGAGCATCGTTGATGATTCTGACAATGGAGCCTTTGGTATTATGGATGAATTCAATGGCATCTTGGGTATTGAAGCTGAagaaaagtcttcaaatgaTGATAATACATACGGGTTACTGAGTTTTGATTGCATGGATTGGGAGGAACCACCAAATGACGATcatagagaagaagaagaagaagaagaagaagatagccTTTTTTATAGCATAAAGAGAGAGATCACTGCCGTTGGATTATTGGACGGTGACGATGATCATAACAGAGTCTCTCTGAACTTGAACTTGAATTATCAAGAGGTTTTGGATGCATGGTCTGATCGAG TTGTTCAGATGGGAGAGGTGGCAGTGATCGAAGAAGAGAAAACAAGAAGAGAAGCAAGTGTTATGAGGTACAAAGAGAAGCGACAGACTAGATTGTTCTCTAAGAAGATAAGGTATCAAGTTCGCAAACTCAATGCAGATAAAAGACCTAGACTCAAG GGTAGATTTGTGAAGAGAATTTGTTGA
- the LOC110626052 gene encoding zinc finger protein CONSTANS-LIKE 6 isoform X2, producing MRYDSLSLKTPKNEEQEVPAESIVDDSDNGAFGIMDEFNGILGIEAEEKSSNDDNTYGLLSFDCMDWEEPPNDDHREEEEEEEEDSLFYSIKREITAVGLLDGDDDHNRVSLNLNLNYQEVLDAWSDRGPLWANHSSLSSFPNNACYMGEVAVIEEEKTRREASVMRYKEKRQTRLFSKKIRYQVRKLNADKRPRLKGRFVKRIC from the exons ATGAGGTACGATTCCTTATCCTTAAAAACACCAAAAAATGAAGAGCAAGAGGTACCAGCAGAGAGCATCGTTGATGATTCTGACAATGGAGCCTTTGGTATTATGGATGAATTCAATGGCATCTTGGGTATTGAAGCTGAagaaaagtcttcaaatgaTGATAATACATACGGGTTACTGAGTTTTGATTGCATGGATTGGGAGGAACCACCAAATGACGATcatagagaagaagaagaagaagaagaagaagatagccTTTTTTATAGCATAAAGAGAGAGATCACTGCCGTTGGATTATTGGACGGTGACGATGATCATAACAGAGTCTCTCTGAACTTGAACTTGAATTATCAAGAGGTTTTGGATGCATGGTCTGATCGAGGTCCTCTTTGGGCTAATcactcttctctttcttccttTCCAAACAATGCCTGTTAT ATGGGAGAGGTGGCAGTGATCGAAGAAGAGAAAACAAGAAGAGAAGCAAGTGTTATGAGGTACAAAGAGAAGCGACAGACTAGATTGTTCTCTAAGAAGATAAGGTATCAAGTTCGCAAACTCAATGCAGATAAAAGACCTAGACTCAAG GGTAGATTTGTGAAGAGAATTTGTTGA
- the LOC110626052 gene encoding zinc finger protein CONSTANS-LIKE 6 isoform X1 has translation MRYDSLSLKTPKNEEQEVPAESIVDDSDNGAFGIMDEFNGILGIEAEEKSSNDDNTYGLLSFDCMDWEEPPNDDHREEEEEEEEDSLFYSIKREITAVGLLDGDDDHNRVSLNLNLNYQEVLDAWSDRGPLWANHSSLSSFPNNACYVSMGEVAVIEEEKTRREASVMRYKEKRQTRLFSKKIRYQVRKLNADKRPRLKGRFVKRIC, from the exons ATGAGGTACGATTCCTTATCCTTAAAAACACCAAAAAATGAAGAGCAAGAGGTACCAGCAGAGAGCATCGTTGATGATTCTGACAATGGAGCCTTTGGTATTATGGATGAATTCAATGGCATCTTGGGTATTGAAGCTGAagaaaagtcttcaaatgaTGATAATACATACGGGTTACTGAGTTTTGATTGCATGGATTGGGAGGAACCACCAAATGACGATcatagagaagaagaagaagaagaagaagaagatagccTTTTTTATAGCATAAAGAGAGAGATCACTGCCGTTGGATTATTGGACGGTGACGATGATCATAACAGAGTCTCTCTGAACTTGAACTTGAATTATCAAGAGGTTTTGGATGCATGGTCTGATCGAGGTCCTCTTTGGGCTAATcactcttctctttcttccttTCCAAACAATGCCTGTTATGTTAGT ATGGGAGAGGTGGCAGTGATCGAAGAAGAGAAAACAAGAAGAGAAGCAAGTGTTATGAGGTACAAAGAGAAGCGACAGACTAGATTGTTCTCTAAGAAGATAAGGTATCAAGTTCGCAAACTCAATGCAGATAAAAGACCTAGACTCAAG GGTAGATTTGTGAAGAGAATTTGTTGA
- the LOC110626052 gene encoding uncharacterized protein LOC110626052 isoform X4: MRYDSLSLKTPKNEEQEVPAESIVDDSDNGAFGIMDEFNGILGIEAEEKSSNDDNTYGLLSFDCMDWEEPPNDDHREEEEEEEEDSLFYSIKREITAVGLLDGDDDHNRVSLNLNLNYQEVLDAWSDRDGRGGSDRRRENKKRSKCYEVQREATD; the protein is encoded by the exons ATGAGGTACGATTCCTTATCCTTAAAAACACCAAAAAATGAAGAGCAAGAGGTACCAGCAGAGAGCATCGTTGATGATTCTGACAATGGAGCCTTTGGTATTATGGATGAATTCAATGGCATCTTGGGTATTGAAGCTGAagaaaagtcttcaaatgaTGATAATACATACGGGTTACTGAGTTTTGATTGCATGGATTGGGAGGAACCACCAAATGACGATcatagagaagaagaagaagaagaagaagaagatagccTTTTTTATAGCATAAAGAGAGAGATCACTGCCGTTGGATTATTGGACGGTGACGATGATCATAACAGAGTCTCTCTGAACTTGAACTTGAATTATCAAGAGGTTTTGGATGCATGGTCTGATCGAG ATGGGAGAGGTGGCAGTGATCGAAGAAGAGAAAACAAGAAGAGAAGCAAGTGTTATGAGGTACAAAGAGAAGCGACAGACTAG